Genomic window (Vigna unguiculata cultivar IT97K-499-35 chromosome 10, ASM411807v1, whole genome shotgun sequence):
ATTCAAACTTGGACCATGGAGTTTATAAATTTCGCCCGTGAGTCACGatgaattattataatgataatcttttaaataaattaaaaaatcgaGATCAAGATTTTCATCCGTAGGATACAACCAACCACACATAGAGGAAATCAGCATCAGGTGTAGAAACGAGTTTGTAATAATCGAAAGTTATCAAAATCATGCACTCAGTAGTAACTTTAAACATTCTTAAGCTAACCAATCTGAGTAATATCACTAAAATTTATCTCTGGTTTGGTCCACAGAGGAGAGGACCTAGttgattaaataatataataataataataaatacaaatatatatatataatcttatatGATAAATTCGTATGAAGGCCACAGCAATCTTCAGAAGGCCTACGATGATGATGTAGTTAGGTGCTTTTGGTTGACCAGAGCCTGTATATCCTAAGTTCGTGACGAGGTAAACATCTACAAGTTAAGGTCAAACTGTTTCGAACATTGATCTTCAGGATCACCACCTGAACTGCTTCCTTCTGCTTTCTGATTGTTCACTTGATATGGCCCTCTCGCATTAACCCTGCACAGTTTCAACATTCAATCATTATTATCAAAACATAAGACATCCAAAAAGATTTTAGATTAATACAGTCTCCAGATCTGTtatatcttatctcttatctcttatataAACCGATTCACGACTTATTGGTGTCGAATCTATGTGTCTCCGCTCATGAAAAACTTCACTTCTTTAACTATAACTTCATACTTCCACTACTTTAACCAAATTTTCCACCCTCCATAAGGCACAGATCAGAATTTTCCATGACTAAAAGTAGCAAACAGAAAACAGCTCAAttacctttcttttcttttctcgaGGAATTTTAGAAGTGAAGCTCTTCTAGGGTACCTCATATCTGTTTTGACAAGAGAAGTTGTAGCTAGAATTAGTGTCTGAACTTGGCACATGCGTGAGAGCAAtgttttttatgtaattttgtttgttcaCATGACAGATGGGGGACACTGACCTGAACCAACCCCTTGGCTTCCTGGCTTAGGGGTTTCTGAGGTGTTTGTTTGAGGCACTTTGGTCTCAGCCAATTCTTTGGTGGTAACCGGAGCACTGGGGGGAGTTTCATCGGCGCCGGAAGTGTCCAACGCCAGCTTGGTGGCCAACTCCATGACCTCTGTTGCTTTCTCCGGTGGAAAACCATCAAATACCAACATTTTTCCAGCATAGAATATTGTCATTTGAGGAGATTCAGGAACCGGTGATCTACAGTACGAGAATCATAACAGGAACATTATCAGTACATGAACCTCATCAAATTTAGCAGATGTGATGAAGTAACAATGATGTAACATAGACATAGACACATCCCCATATAAACAGATCTAGTACAAACGGGGATATAAAGGCTTCAATTTTCAACCGCATAAGGTCTAGTCATAAGCTAATGGTCCAAAAACCTcaattgtttttcataaaaagcACATATTCTGCATGACACAGATCGTCATCATCACCCAGAGATGATTTGGATCCTCACAAATGTTTGTTCATCTTTTCTTGCATACCCTTCAAGATATAAAAGGTTTCCCATGATGTCTCTCCTATAATGTTCTGTGTGAATACCTGGTGGAAGCATGGGTATACAGGTAATTTCACAAGGCTCAGGCTCTTGGGGTCATTTTTGAACATTCCCTAAACTattcccaaaaaaaaaacactttttcatcCCAAACCCTTTTGCCTTagaattcagaaaaaaaaaatgaacagaaaagaaaaaaaaaattgcaacacACACCTAAGATTAGACTTCTTAATGCAGGGGTTTTCCACAAGCTGGGGAAGAAAATCCATGGCAGAAGCGCTTAGTTTCAAAGCCCCATCTGAGTTTTGCAGGCTGCCAAACAAATCCTTCGTACTGGCTGGAATTTCCAAATCCAAACAAACAACACCCCCATCAGAAATCCTCATCACAAGCAATTTCACACACTTTCTACATATTTCTACGCAATTAAGCTAGATATTTTCCCACACCAAACCATCAATTGTGACACACAACCTAAAAATTGGATGTGAAACACACCACGTGATAAAAACTCAGAGACCCAGGCAGTAACAAAACGAGATTCCTTGAGGAACAAAGATTCTACCTTTAGGTTCCATTTTCCCACCCATTCCAAGAGCGGAATCACCAGAAGCTCGTTTCTCCTTCAAGAACTGGCTCAAGAGACTGCAAGTCTGAGAAAAAGAGGACTTTTCCGGCGCCTTGCCGGACCTCCGGGCTTCCGACACTGTGTTGGGGAAACTTGACATTCTGAAGAGATGCCCGGAAAGAAATTTTGACGGGAAAAGGTGCGAAAGTTGATGAATGTTTGTAAAAATGATATCTTTTGGGTGGTGGGTGATGGTTGTTCAGTTCGTAGTTGAAAGGAAGAGGTTTGAGAGGGGGAATATGGACGGGGTTAGCAGTTTTCCAAGCATGTTCCTTGAATCTGCTATGGTCTGAGAAAGAGGGTGAGACCATGTGGTCTTTATCttcctaattattttttttaatttttaaaattcagatttataataagaataataatcgtcgtgataatttaatattttttgtttgaagcACGTGTTTTTTGTGTGGAAAAAACACGGATTTGTTCATACTGTTTAACTCTGTCTTCGCTTTAAAACTAAGTGGTTTGTGAAAAGTCTATTCTAAcctaagagagagagagagaaaagtaTTCTAAGGTTGTGTagtgtatgtatgtgtgtagCACTTTCCCATTTCATTTCTTTATCTTCGTTCTTATTTTTAGTATAGCtttttgaaaaggttttcatataataatataattattgattaactcttttagaatttttatatttaggtAAAAATAGGTTTATAagtcgattgaattttatattttttttagtcaattGAAACGATATTTTGTAAATAgagttaattctattttttttaatttattttttctcgtTAAATTAGCAGAAAGTATTTGAAGAATATCACAcgataaaatctaaaaaatattatatgtaagTCGTTAGAATCACGTTACagattaaatttgaaaagtgATATGTGTCAAaccaaaagactaaattgattatattttaaacaaattagaaTCCAATTCAGTAAAAAagattaaaggttaaaataattcatatgactaaatatagaaactaaatttctaaagaaaccaaattgaaaaataaatatttttttaaaaacgtGAAATTtcttcttaattaatatttttttcaaaagaatcatataaataatattaatgaattgtatttttacaataaagtaaatcaataaattgtactaaaatattttgcataaaaaataaaataaaggttgaATCACACATtagtacattttaaattaaatttatattagattttttatGATGAGAAAGTAAGGTtgaatcataaataaaaatagtaatataaactttaaaaagttaacataatcTTATAAACAAGAGTTTACATTCGGTAAGAAAATTTTCggcttattttttattgttttttttttctgttgtttttCTATTGTatctttaaaatacattaattatcattaattttaaaattttaaaatatattaaaattatctttaaaatatcaaaataatatatttttaatgttcaacaaaaaaaaataacacaaaaaatttaGCAGGGAAAACGGACTCGAAAACTTCTAATATTAATTTTGGAAATTGGCCTTCTATTTGTTAACTTCGAGTTTGTTTTCATGCAATTCACCATTTAgctatatattattaaagtaattagTACAAGAGTGAAAACGTTAcagtttgaataaaaaatataaggatataataattattacaattcacaaaatggaataaataaataaaattgctgaaataattaaatcatcaattaattaaatatgagTGTGAAACAGTCTGATAAAGGAAGTGAAAAATTTGTATAAAGAGATGATGAAAGTGTGCAACAATATGATAAATATGATAAGAGTgtgaaataatataatgatcAATAACAACATAACGAGGAAGAACTTATGCATGCTGAGATCGAAAGTTTGGTTATTGGTCCTTTAAGAACTTAATATAGCAAAATGATTGTGTCGTTAAGATATCCATAAATCTACTTATGATCCTGACTTCACCAATAAGACTAAATATCTCTATTTCTAACTTTTAGCTTACTCCATGTTAGAATTGTATATTAtctaattgtaaaaaaaaattaatagattatTGATGAGTGTATATTGTGGAATTTAATGCAGATGgtcaattcaaaattaatttgtgGCAAAAGGgtatacaaaatatatgaaatagaTTTGCTCCAAAATTAgcatattcaaaaaatatatatataaatcttaaTTTTGTGTTTACAACAATttgacatgaaaaatatatttttagggTTTTTAACACATGttcctttaatattttaaggcgtattttaaagataaaataataacgaaattttaagttttaaaataacaatatttcgAATGCGATGATGATAGATAATATCAACCACAATTTAACCcataaacttttataataagaaaaaaaagattgaaaacaaTTCCATCAAATTGGATACCTCTCCAAGTTTTATACCAATTACACTTCAATTCTAAATGTGTAagctaatttttattatgtatttagaATATTCTATTTTAATCTTCTaacattcattttaattttatatgtaagTGAAAGGTGTGAATTAACTTTCAATTATGAGAGAGTTGTTTGAAAGAagtatttcattttaaagtatttgagaTTTTCTTTATATGTCTAAAAGAATAATTAGAAAATTCAATGTTTTGATCTTAAAGTTGTTTATATAAGATTGTTATGATCAATTATCGTATTTGAAGTATTGACCATTTTGAAGTTTGAAATTTTATCACGGTTTAGGGTTTAAAAGACGCTTAAAAGGGTTGATAGAATAACCATATTTAAATTACAGTTGATTTTGACTTCTGAGCgatacaaaaatattaagttaagtGTATCAGAACAAGGCACCACTTAAGATGTAAGGAAAACAATGATTCatcttcaaaatcaattttcCATTCTCCTCGGACAATGGCTAAAAGAGAGGGTTTAATTTCTTTGGACAatgagcatttttttttttgaaacctcacttttggttctcataaacaacatattttaaaaacaaaaccgTGACAAATATTTGATGTAAGGAGAATAATGATTAgtcttcaaaattaatttttcattttcctcgCACAATGGCTAAAAGAGAGGATTTTAATTTCTTTGGACAAAGAGCATGATTCtcataaataacatattttaaaaacaaaaccgTAACAAATATTTGAGTTCCAAAACAAATAATACTTTAAGATCGATAATTgagtttttaacaatattttaataatggaTTATATGGTCAAAGAAAAGCTATAAAagctatattattttttttctaagttaagatagttttaaattattgtcCGTATTGATTTCCTTTATATTTCTTGTAAGCATGGTGATTTGTTTATCTAAATTGTGATGGTCATATTTTGTGGGAGGTTTTGGTTGTTACagcaaaaatgttatttaaatttaagttgtTATCGTCTAAACCACTTTAGTCCCTACAAGTAAACATGATTATGATATAATGTTAAGCAAACTAATACTCAAGAGtttgaaaatataaactttGGTTGTTTTCTTATAGCATAAGTGGATTTTAAATAACTGAGAAATGAGAAATATGATAAAGACatgtacaaattttaaaaagatacgAATCgattatatgtaatataaataGATTATTTCTTGTCAGTTTCTTAAGTTGAACAACATAAAATcaactatttaaattttaaacgaCTAGACCATATTAAatggatatttaaaaaataatttttttactcaattATACGTTTAAGTATAATATCGTATTAACTCCAAATCAAACTTATagcatttgaaaaattattagaatattGACATCTTAGAgagtaattataaaattggtTCATATTGAAGAAGTAGTGATGAAATTGCTTAAAAATGTCTCAGTTTTTTTCTTCATGAGACTtgtgattttataatttaatcttggccttttataaataattttcacaattaatatttatttataagtctCGTAATAATGTGAATATATaaatgcattaaaaaaatatggataaAATTCAGTATACAAGGGTTGCCTCCCACTTCGTAATATCCTATTATTTAGAGACTCTGCGAGTAAAACGTGACtaaaattttaggtttaataaTGATTACTTTAGCATAATGGATGAGGAATAGAAAATACTATTTTGTTAAAGTGGGgcttttaattatattgatatattttattatatcttttaattgtttatgtgaccaatttcttaattatt
Coding sequences:
- the LOC114167367 gene encoding protein TIFY 10B-like gives rise to the protein MSSFPNTVSEARRSGKAPEKSSFSQTCSLLSQFLKEKRASGDSALGMGGKMEPKASTKDLFGSLQNSDGALKLSASAMDFLPQLVENPCIKKSNLRSPVPESPQMTIFYAGKMLVFDGFPPEKATEVMELATKLALDTSGADETPPSAPVTTKELAETKVPQTNTSETPKPGSQGVGSDMRYPRRASLLKFLEKRKERVNARGPYQVNNQKAEGSSSGGDPEDQCSKQFDLNL